The Magallana gigas chromosome 6, xbMagGiga1.1, whole genome shotgun sequence genome includes the window aatacacaaatttaataagaaattgtttatacagggtcaatatggggtcaactcaacagtgcatgcagtctgacaaatgaaaaaaataacttttgcaactaaaatgacagaaactttacaaatgcgataggataggtaacgatgataagcttatttaaatattaaaagatgacgATACAGTATGCTGCcaaagggagattacatttagaaagtgaaagtagaacttacggtatatacatgtgtatgtatgctggcaggaatcccatgctggcatcttattatattgtgctactgctactacatgtattatgcttacctaaattggtcaacatcataatgacaatccaattaaaacacaataatgaattcctttcgctgatcttaactaccgtaatccttttctgcatacggaaaacacagacaatgagacatgtatgtatgggtgttgctaaaacgcggaacggtaaacggaacggaatggaaagtatcatcacgtttatcgcttaaaaagggtatagactggccagaaacgatttactttgtatcttttatttatatctaatgaatgattatcaacatgttgctatcttattaatattcatatgaatgtctatcaattatagcattgtattcattcggctttagttgagtacgaaacggaaaaatcaaatgtatacgaattgtgaaacattaacatgattaaacgagcaaattagctataactttttacttatttctcttatatggtattgctggcatattagcgtaacgtacgcagttagtgaaagcgttttatgcgtgttttgagtatttttatattattttcaaatatgatgtacatgtatatacttacatcaaaattgaattttcggtgttctagacgatcttttatcatacagacgatacagtatcattgagatggaagaaaaaaactgtaggactgacgacattaaaaaattaaaatacagtaaacattaaaatacccggtaatttgtgaaactagtaatttgtgaaactagtatttttagcaatgcaattttgtttacgtttgcattacaaagcatgcagttgtttattccagcagctatatacatatgatccgaatagagagctctagacgttgcctggtttgattttccgattatatattgggactatagtctgtcgatcccaaaatattcatgcagcacatttggacgatttataatggaaaatgttgacatcttttctccatttggaagtcactcagaagaccttgcacaatttttcaacactatcatccgggtctgttaaaatgcaaaaccccgtagacttatttatttttagctgtgtatttataccagctgataagctagagaggacgttttaaagaaagaataatgagaatgtttaatgcttctaaaagagaatcgcttgaaccctgaggtatatacgagggttgttcggaaattattgagacaaatcgattattttcttttctaagtgacgaattttggtgaaaattggcatagacactgaagaaacactaacaaataataaaacaaagtaatattaaaaaaaatatttaatattttatttacgacagtagataaacaagtcggtggtcggggtaTCCGGCGCAGCTATGAACTCGGAGATTAAACAACTTAAACATATACTTTATAAGTgtccgtagaattacagttaatgataaaagaaatcaaattaaatatgttcattttgttaTTCTTTGCGATTAACTGttgattaagtttcactgatgttcgagttgaaatacggatatggtacacatatatttaccaaacaataaaaatctgaccacgactttacattgaattttgacgtcaaggcggcgcagcgaaaaccattaaactggtggaaatctcagaagaagaccttttaaaGCCACGCAATTGCGCaaaaaactatacgatgacaagacaaggtatagaacttcagttcatcatattttttttcactgattgtttaactagaattaggCCAAAGGGATTATTTAACAACTTTTGACACACACTAACTGTCGTCAaaagttctaaaatatgtaaaaaatgactgcaggagacattcacagtaattagactttcgggtaaaataactcgattttttctaaaaaaaaaaaaaaaaaaaacaacaatgagagaaaatgtaaatgatgacatcttgaaattaaaacaaaagatgagaaataaagaataattcttatttaagttcgtttgtaaggtgtttaaaccacgggagcaataagaagcgttaaaaAGACGTTGCGAAAAGTGTGCTGTTGCGCCGGGTTACAGGACGAAGGCACGTTGGTCAGCTTACTAGGaatgatctattcatgccaTGAACAAGAAACTTTTAACATTGATAAACTCAATCCTGATTTAcgttttggtaaaatttcaagagtttatcttttttattaaaagaataagagaaaatgtctcaataatttccgaacaaccctcgtataaatatacagcaaaaagtgaatcgaggatattttgggacagaatatagtggtcaatgcatgtactgttaattttgaggaaataaatattcttgaataaataatctaatattgctaatctttcaaaaaaaattaaaaaggtacataaagtatatcgttttagcatacataacaaatctatgaggtaaataacattatagataagattttccgttttccttccgttccgttttccgttccgcgttttagcaacacccatgtatgtatacacgtgaacccatctgggtaaaactagtacccgctaatgagacatgcaaacctgtgttgtgtacgtaacttcagacaaagatcagtcatttgtaacatgcatgtatttttatgacctattcttcaaatccacttgcactattttattaggtaaataacagcttttaggtggtgcaggacacctgcatattgtgatgtacatgtatacttcctattgagataaacaataaagtatgttgaatattgattaaatatttaccccccaaataatgttacctaacattgaagcgcaatgggttagagcgtttacatgtctgtaagagcattggggtccaaggtgtatttttggtaatttacgaattttcatggggaggggggggggggtctggacccctcactcccaccccttctctaaatctgtgcacacgatgatgttcctgtaggcacacagaagcaaatctaaaaccggcaaccgtcacggggagggggcataacttaatttttaattttgtttgtaataattatatagaccattatacttcctatgacataaaatgttaagattattgattaactgaaaattcactgcaaacaggtctaccccaaattgcacataaagtgctgctcatgtcacgatgtgtattatcatatgggcagggatctcatccttcagttatgaaaataaaattcttaaatgtattaccggagtttgcatgtagccttcatttttaattaaactggtacaaaacagtgttatttaggggcaaacacatggtgcgggtattactgtctaatgacagcatctagtttgtattattttcacaattacgAAAATTTCAATCCTAGTGTAAACATTTTTCggacttttcttaaattttcaaaaaatattcaatggccattatattaaaaagtaggtcattgacctacttttttgaaagtgaaaaatagcactaccatgataggtttttaacaaacaaaagatggtttttcattatcatcagtgggattttttttccattctgagtaaacgtgtACCTAAATGTAAGAAAACATTATCCTGACATAAAATGATTGTATGTTAAAATCCTCTCTGATGCCTTCAGTGCAGCAAGTGCACATAACCCCCGAGATGATTCTAACTATGTTAATAGATCAAGTGACATTCAGTAACGTTGTTTCGTCTACCGCTGAGATCGGACGATCGTGCTGTGGGCCGGTTTACTGCCTTGACGACAATTTTACGGTTTCTCCACGTGTTGTACACTGTTACAGACGCCTTCCGTCTGGTGTCACAATGCGCGCGCACACTTCATCCTGTCCTTGTGGCGCTTTACACATTTAATGGAATCCTAATAGTGCTAGCATTATAACGGTCTGATATTGGATCATTCGAACTATGACATATGGTGTGGGTTTTGGCATGAATTTTTCCATTAATGATAAACTTTATGGTGAAATTTGCTCATTTTAGTGGCCTAATGTTATTCACGCTAATATGCAAGTTCCATAATAACAAAACAAGAAGTaaaacaaaacgaaacaaagaagaagaaaaaaagtgtgtatCTCGCGTTTATAGACGTTTTTATAACGTATGCAGGTATTTGACATGATGACCTTTATTTTTATAGCATATCTACGCCAGAGTATTGAGATTGCTACTGACGCATAATCTATTTACATCATTTGATCACTTTAATCATATTTCAACGCACTACTCTTTTTTTACTCTTCGGAGATCTTGATTAACCACTAACCACTTTCCCTCAGTGCTATCGCTGGAGGAATATAAGTAGCGAGTGTTGCTATTTATAGTTTTACTGCGTGTGACATATTCGTTCGTATCTTGGCGGTCTCCTGCCGTGCAGTGGTAATAAGACGACACCTCGAACCCAATTACCCATCGTCAACAGATGACGTAATTAGAATCGGATTTTATCGACAGTCTACACAGTAAGACGATACGAGAATCAGAGACTGGTCCGTGCCAGATCATCCAATGGTCGCCATCTTTAATCAGGTGTGATAACGCCATATGCAGAATCTGCGTGTGACGTTGTTTGCATTCGTAAGattgttattttcttttgtttgtaagtGTGCTGTAAGAGTCATGGGAAAGGGggacaaaattattattttgttgctCAATTATAAAAAGGATTGGAACAAAAATCGTCATGCCACTATTCAATCGTGTAGATCAGCCGGGTAATTCATCTGTAACATTGTCAGACATTTTCTAAGGCCCGGCCCGCTCAGCAGACAACAATTACCGTTAGATTCCCCGAATCAAAGAGTTTTCCATCGTAATGTAGATCaaacataaataatttcttCTGCAGACAAATTGCAGAATTCAGCGCGCGTTATCAGGGTCTATTTATTCATATATCACGGAGATGGAGTCCACACTTCCCATTGATAAAACTGTAACGATATGTATCAAGTCTGCTTCTCTAGGAATAAGGGCTCTATCTGATTCCATTATCCATGTAGAATGTCAGAAAAAACCagcgttttcattatttatgaacTTTCTAAAGGGCATGAAATAAGCCTAGTGTGCGAGTCTTGCGTTAAAAATGCAGCAGTCAGAAAAATATCTCAGTAAGGGTCGACTCCACTTGATGTATATTTCATTGCAATAAGCAACTTTTTCAGTCTATCATGCGTTTTGGTcgataaataatgtaaaaaagaaGGATGTTTCGAATTGTCAAGTTTGTACTCTGTGGCATGAAGAAACCAAACCCAGTCACCTGGAAAGTACCGGTGTCAACTGTAATCGTGTACACTGGTTTTGACTCCTAAGGAATTTAAAATATGTCGGAATTAACATATTAACTGATTGTTATACTGGTCTGAAGTGTACTCATACACAATATGCCAATGTTAGATGGGGTTGATTTAGAAAGGACTGCCATCCCACGACAGAACACATCACTAATGTCACACATTATCGTGGAAAAGATGCTCTGTGTTTTGGCATACGGAGAAAATGGCTCGTTGGGGAATAGTCAACACTTCATGTCAATAGACGTCgcagaaaatttttaaaacatagaatTACACTAATATTCGCCGGTTCATCACTAATCTCAAGAAAGTCGCAAAATAAAATGCGTTTTTCccgaaaattttttttttaaaaaaggccCATCAAATAAACCAAAATCAAAAACAAGCAAGACAAGACAAAGTCAGTTATAACAAGTTTATGTATCAATACAATAAAAGTAAGTAGATATAACGAAATAAGTTAAACATACAAGAACAAAAAAGATTTAAGTATTGTTCAGTTCACGATGTTGACTAAGAGAATAGGACGATTTACACAACACTGATTATCAATAGCAATGCCGGTTACATCACTGTCATACGATGATTATGCTTCTATTTggaataaaatataatgatacagAACAATCAGATGATAATGGAAGGTAAATCTCTCGATTTTTGCCGAAGTCGCCAATTCCGACAGCGTGTAACCGTTGTAATTGGCCGGTATAACATATAGCCGGTGGGAGTTCTTTTCGCTTCACAACCATTAATCGTTTCTTTcatgtttgattattttttaccaCACAGTGCGACAAATGTGGAAAAATTGAATGTCTTCCCAGACAAGTCAATCGCCTCTGTCGCCATTTTGAATGATCACTCGGCCAAATCACTAGATTTAAGTGTAATAAAACCTCACACACTTTGCATTAATCTACCGGCCAATGATAAAACATTGTCGATAATGGCATAATTCGCCATTAATAACGCTCGATAACGTCAGACGGTCCAGAATGATGACGACTTACTGATTACGCGCCAATATCTGGCTTCCGGTTCATGCTCACGTGACTAGATTGGATAaatttgcttcttttttttccttACTACCCATTTTCCAGTTGTATTAAGCCCGCTATCACAAACATGAAGAAGGTCAAAATTTCTGAACCAACACGAGGTCCTGAATTTTCTACAAATCTTTCTTTCTGCTCGAGTTTACTTActgcaaaataaaatgataaaaagaattgaaaaaaaaactcaacatAGTTTGTTCATGTAAATCAAATAgttaattttaagtttttggTACATAAGTAGACCATGATTATGCTCTGACGTTTATTGAAATAGggtttagatatacatgtatacatcaaGATAGAATTTAAAACATCGTTAAGcaaaatttatgtaaatatgtttaccTGTCATAAAATAAGCCAACAATGATCGCCttataaagttatttttatGTTACACGTATGAATAGGAGACAGTTCCATGCCAGAttagtgtatatacatgtaccaataaaaTTTTCACATGACTTTGTGTCAGTTCGTTCTGCTTTTGAAATGATCATGATTAGGGTTGTCTACAGACCCatcccatttaaaaaaaaagatgaagttTTGTTACTCGTGtgttaaagatataaaaactcTTTCGTAAAAAGTAATAATAGAACCACTTCAACTTGAACTTGAACACTTGAACTAGGGCCCACCTTTAAGCGTATTTTGATGAATGAAACAGTCCAGAGAAAACAAAGTCAGTAAGCTACAAGACAGAATAGTGTACGTAACAGCTTCCTATCCAGCATTGTTCTGCAAACAGTGTTACCGGAACCGCCGCATTGTATCTAATGGGGACTTCTGACTGAGAATACGCTCTATACAATAGGGGATTGTGAATGAGACTACACTGTACATACAAATATAGTGTGTACATACCATCATCTCGTCGCCTCTGTGTTTTCTTTGctggaaaaaagatttaaaacaactTGTGAATTTGAACACAGGGTAAAGTTATGTAAATATTGACTCCAGGATATCAAACGATTTCTATATGCATTTTATTTCgggtttataaatatataatcttATTGAACCAAGGGATGGTAAGATTATATATTTTGCTTAAGACAAGGTGTAGAGATGCCGATATATTTACATACTTTTTCAAAGTATACAAATCTCACTGGGATCaattgtgtttaaaataaagCAGCCTTTGCAAAAGATCTATCTGCATTACACAAAACAACAGTGACACCTGTCTGTTTTAACACCTCAGTAAGCCCACACACTCGATATGCCGAAATTACGCCGTCATTAGTTTATCTCACCACCCTTCTATTCTCTCATTGTACCGACACGTCTATCCGTCcgtaatatttcatttcaagtgTTATGCAAGacatttttaagagaaaatgaaatttatcgtactcatttaaaaagtattaGATCCATATGAAATTCAATacaaaaactacatgtaaaactTGGCCCGATTATATATCATCACAATTCCGAGACGCAtgctttttctaaattttttcaatAGAGGACATATTCTGCGACAATAAGTCCATCACTTTTTAGAGGCATAATTAGTACGTAAAAGTATCGAATTCTTTCATGGTAAAAAAATCGGAGTATTGATGCTGGAAAAATGAGATAAACGCATGGTTTTTGAAATCGTATTAATTTATCTTGAGAATAAAGTTGATACATGTTCCCCTACCACAATCTCCCGGTCATGCTCTTCCAAGCAATGAATGTGAtgatctaccccccccccccctcctttccCTATCCCTTTATTTCTGATTTTCTAGGATATCCTATCGCTCCTACAGATGCATCGTTATGCCATTGTCCCATAAAGATTTCTATTTCATTCTATTGCCACTACAAATGCCATGATATGCTTCTGTCCCTGCAAATGtctgttttaattattcaatCGCCTCTTCAGTCGTCCAAGTTATTCATACAATTTCCCTAACCGATGTCTAGATTATTCAGTGGACACTTACTGTTGAGGATCATGACCTCGGCACTAATGGTGGGCATGGAGCTGGTGGGGTCGGTGTAGGTGGTGCTCCTACAGATGTAGCGGCCCTGGTCACCCATTTCCGTCCGGCTGATAACAAGGTCACTAAGCAGAGAGAAAGGGTGCTCCTCATGGACCCGTTTGGTTATCAGAATCCTGCCCTTCCAGTGCTGATCCCGATTGGTCACGAGGTTCCCTTCAAAGAACCAATCGATAGCGTCCGGGGGACCACGTGACCCGGTGGAGTTACAGGTCAAGGTCAGTGGATCGTACAGGTTGACGATCTTGTTGTCCTTGACATCCACTATATCAATGGCTGCAAAATAAATCAGCaaaattaactgaaaattctCAATACGGAGTGATGTGTCACAACTGCGGGGtgtattttattacatatagATGCTTTGAAAATGGACCACTGATCAATTAAACAGCTCATATAACGCTGTTAacaaataatgtattttcaACCAGGATTATATAATTGCAGACtgctttaaatatttcaattgctTTTTTTGCAAGGCATTAtcttaaattgaaatataaccGGTGTAATATGTTCGAATCTACGAAATATTGCAGGATATGGGGAATTTGATAGTTGTACTATTGTGTGAAAAAGTTCTTGTTGCAGCGGAGGACAGAGGCAGTTCTGAATAATTCATGAGTACAATGGCGTCAAACGCTCGCTGCTCTTTTTAACACTAAGTGCCGTGATAGAATTTGTCATGGAGTGCAGTTATCTGGGTATCTAtcaatttattcataataaatgaAACTATTCAATTGAATTGTGAAGGAATCGGCGAAATGATGTGTAATCTTTTGGTCAAGTCTCTAATTCCGTAAACATATTGTCTAGACTATAATGGATGGACTGACAGCCACGTACTATAAGTGTTTCTCTGGTTAAGGAAAACAGCGGAGGTTGAAAAAAAACTCTAACTTTTGAATCTTTGCATTTCATGTTAGGAATGATTCTGTTGCGGTTTATAACCTGTTAACGTGCTTGCCACATATCTTTTGAAAACATCAAATAcgtaataaattttaaatcgaCTCCCTCCAATAAAAGTTAATCGTTTGAAGGATCAAAGAACTGTAAGAGATAGAGTATCGGGGTTAGCCCGATCTTTTCCTGGAGGGATACTTTCGATTTGTAAAACAAGTTTAATGTGTTTgctaaaaagaaattatttgtcTACTTACACGGTTCCAAAATAAGTGGTGAATctgtaataaatgaaaaacaagaTTATTCGAGCTGAAATGTGCTTTGAATTAGCAAAATAGATCGCAAGATCGAAGAGAAGGTGTGTATGTCTAATAAAGTGCATTAAAAGGAATTTGCATTAatcttttaataatttatactctctctctctctctctctctctctctctctctctctctctctctctctctctctctctctctctctctctctctctctctctctctcaagtagcataattttaaaaaaattgggtgggggggggggggtaacaattttttttttactttaaagctTAGCGCTCATATTTACTTACCTAACACGTGTAGATTGATGTCAAAACTGAGTGGTGTCTTTGATGTCACCTGACACTCATAAACACCGGAATCGGAGGGCTGCGCATGCTCAATGACCAGATTCCAGGATTGAGAGTTATGGGAATGTCTTTCATGATTTATTCTGATATTCTTCATGGCTGGATCAAATATTTCTGTATCAATGGCGATAGGAAACGGGTTTGGTTTTTTGACCCAAGCCACCtgtaaatcaaattcaaatattgTTTCATTCGATCAAAAAACTCTATAATAGATAACAATCAGCCTTTGTGTAAAAATAAGAAAGGCATTTATTTGATAAACCCCAGTGAAAAATCGGTAAAATACGGTAGTCAAAATATTCTCGTTCATTCCAAAGAAGATTAAAACAGACTTAATTTACTATATGCTCATTCGGTACACCTAGGTTTTACTATACGCACGTACATTGGATATGCAACATAACGGCATTTATATAGACAACATAACGGCATTTATATAGATAAAGCACTCTGTTTGTAGCcataaatcaaaatgttttatacatAATTTCTATATGCATCAAAGCATGGTGAATAAAGTCTCTTCTTAAATAGGCTTCTTAAATAACGGTCACCCCTACACAAACAAATAATGATGCAATATTCGAGAAATGATATGGTAAGGTAAACAGTTGCTCAAATTCTAAGGAAATTATTAATGTTAATTTATGTCAGAAAATGTGATAAATAAACACCGTTTTAAAAGACGACATGAGCTTAAATAGAAATgaacatttctatttttaattttggaaaTATATTTGCTTAATAAGACACCTTGATTAAAAGagtaaaattcaataatttcttCACATCTGCTGAATTAAAGccgttttttttacaatcacaAGATGTGCAAGTCCCCTTGTCGCTTTAATATAGTAGGATGCATTTGTCAGATATCGAATTTTTGTTACTCGACACGGATTTTAAAAAGACCTTTGCCCCCGGGGATTGTGCACGAAATATCACTCAGTCATATTTCTGTCCATTATCACCATTAAGATGCAAAGGACAGGAAAATATTGTGATTTCATTGCGTGTTTAGGAATTCATTACCAAATATAATAATACGAAATCTGTTGAACCGTGACCCGTCTGGATTGTATGTCCGCCCTGCCTCGTTACGGCCAGTTAACACTTCCGCCGAGACCCTCGGATGAATCCCAGTATTTTATCTTGCCAATTCATTAAGCAACTGCAATCCTCATTACAGCGAGCGCATTCCCGCTCTATTACAAGCTTGTGCAAGTCGTGCGTTGCACAATGTGTGGAGAATATGACAATTTACGGGAAGGAAGTTTATATTCCTTCAGGAATTACTTAACTTTAAATGCCAGATATCTTATAACATCCGCTCCAGCCTCACGGGGTTCAGATCCTGTACCTAAGGAGTACgcaattttatatcattttttagattctaaaacaaatttaatactTGTTGCCTATCCCCCTAAACCAGACCCCTTCTCTCGGGGGCTGTGATTTACACCCCTGAGTAGACAATATGTCTAAACCGTGCCTGGTTTTGGTTACAATCAGTTTATTTCACGTATATATGTTGAAATATTAAGAACCCTTAAACTTCTCATCACAGTTTCTCGCAGAAATTTTACACGCCTTctgaatgaaaatgattttttaggaGAATTCCGACGGATTTgccattactttgtttttatgaatattgtAAGTACACTGAGATCTTTGCGCGTTTTTATTGGAGATGTAAAACAAAACTTGTACTCCACGATTCGTATTCAAACAAGGGAATGATTTATATTGGttgatgtttaaatttatgTGGATACAACCTTAAACATATCCATGTTATAAACGTTCTGGGTTATTAAAACGTTTAAAGAAACGGAGTTCTCTGTAATTCTACAGAAATAAAAACTTCTATACACACAGCAATAAATGCATAATAAAGAAATACCACAAATATTAGGACTGGGTTTTAACCACCTTCATTTTATTTACCGCCACACCCACCTCCTTGGGCCCGATGTTTTCCACTTTACACGCTAGCTCCGCCTTCTGACCCCTGTGAACTGTGACGTTGTAACCTTGACCTGTGTCCAGGAATCGTGGGGTGTCTGTGTACCGGAAAGTTGTCTGACAGACcactgaaataaaacaacaacagGAATTTATTCATACATTCTCTTTATACTGTGCGGCACATTGGTAAACTGGTATGTtcatttcaattacatgtatatatattgtaagaaaaaaaataacaaagctAGACACAGTATTGTTATACTATTAAGACCTCTTTTTGCAGTATTACTGTCAAATGAAAGAGATCAAATCCAATGCTTATAATAAAGATTATTAAATTCACGACGTTCTGATTTAATTGGATTAACTTGTCCCGGATTTATTTTCGGATATTTGACCTGTTGTCGACCTTTCGGCCGTGCACGCTATGAATTAACTACAAAATTCTAGATTACTGCGTTGTGTAATATCACAATATGCAAAATTCCCCCTCTGTGACGAGGGCGTATAGTCAACATGTTGAAAAATGTCATCATTCCCAATTAAAAGGCAATAAAATGTATTCTGCCTGTGAAGATGAAAACAGTGTCCGCCGATTGTTCGTAATGATATGCATGCAAGATattaaaataacacaatttgACAGAAATTTTCAATCATGTATCTCATTGTAAATCAGTGGCACAACTTAACAAGGGACGTTAACATTGAATATTCTTTTCATTCGCTAAATATTTATAGAACTGCTACCAGTCTTAATGTATGCAGAACTTGCCGTATTTTGGGTTCCTTACAATGACATACCTTGTATCGATTTGGAATTGAATTTATTAGCCTCGTACATCAGCTTTCTTTCTGCTTTTGTTTAACAACAAAAGAACAGAgtgttaatgattttttaatggaACTGACCATAATTAAGCGCGCGAGAGTCggtatattaatatttcatgagtttttttttaatttattaaaatagatGATGAATTGTGCGCATCAAACCATTGGaatgttttcatatatttttataaacattatcaaaagataaaacatactttaatcAAACCTTCTGGCTAAATGCAAGACAAATACAGGAGTTCCCATCCCAATGTATTTGCAAGAAAAAGTTACATCTAAAGGTCCAACGAAATCTTGTATTTAGAAGAAAGGGTTTTaagaatacaaaattttatttaaaattgtgtcTGAATAGTTTATTCTGTCATAAGAGactctctatataaaaaaaaagtcgttGATCCATCGAGCGTCAAAAATAGccttttctaaagaaaattgtttgcttTGGGATTCCCTCTTATCACGCTTATGGAAAATGTAGTTTTATATTCTCTTTACACAAaagagaaaatttgaaaaaaagacatATAATTCCAAAAAT containing:
- the LOC105347764 gene encoding neural cell adhesion molecule 1 isoform X1, which encodes MICSLEAWKYIYSLIFVLNLGVVCQTTFRYTDTPRFLDTGQGYNVTVHRGQKAELACKVENIGPKEVGVAVAWVKKPNPFPIAIDTEIFDPAMKNIRINHERHSHNSQSWNLVIEHAQPSDSGVYECQVTSKTPLSFDINLHVLDSPLILEPSIDIVDVKDNKIVNLYDPLTLTCNSTGSRGPPDAIDWFFEGNLVTNRDQHWKGRILITKRVHEEHPFSLLSDLVISRTEMGDQGRYICRSTTYTDPTSSMPTISAEVMILNTKKTQRRRDDVSKLEQKERFVENSGPRVGSEILTFFMFVIAGLIQLENG
- the LOC105347764 gene encoding low affinity immunoglobulin gamma Fc region receptor III-A isoform X2, with amino-acid sequence MICSLEAWKYIYSLIFVLNLGVVCQTTFRYTDTPRFLDTGQGYNVTVHRGQKAELACKVENIGPKEVAWVKKPNPFPIAIDTEIFDPAMKNIRINHERHSHNSQSWNLVIEHAQPSDSGVYECQVTSKTPLSFDINLHVLDSPLILEPSIDIVDVKDNKIVNLYDPLTLTCNSTGSRGPPDAIDWFFEGNLVTNRDQHWKGRILITKRVHEEHPFSLLSDLVISRTEMGDQGRYICRSTTYTDPTSSMPTISAEVMILNTKKTQRRRDDVSKLEQKERFVENSGPRVGSEILTFFMFVIAGLIQLENG